The Pseudofrankia inefficax genome window below encodes:
- a CDS encoding FAD-dependent oxidoreductase → MSAQVWDEVFDVVVVGSGAGALTSALLAADGGASVCVVEKSEYIGGTTAASGGDMWIPCNRHIADQDTREEAIDYVTRLSDGRAYDPHLIEVYVDTAAEALDYLETHTGLVTRAHKGLPDYYAVVPGRIPGTKDVPRSVSCQPYPAVAELGAEWAARVNPSPWVKPPEVAYAEAIEVVPREELLRRRAEGYRAKGGGLVAPLLKALLDRGVSVRWSTPGRDLVTNEAGGVIGVVAGEDGALQRLGARKGVVLATGGFEWNEDMVKTFLGYDVKPCTPWTNTGDGHRMAMRAGAKLGLMTSFFSYGVMHDPWEIGRDGNPLPQMEMGLGAGTIIVNQQGKRFMHGGYTYNDFSHPFNFFDQRNPGFTNKAPGWCVFGAAKWEGKGVFGGHVVDGVIVGPNGQPAPSWLLVANSIRELAEKMGVDPDTLEETVARYNEFAEKGEDPDWGDPQQVRSATGPDTTSLKPVLGPIYGAILQWPGTLGTSGGPKIDADARVLGTETPIIDGLYAAGNTAASVLGGTYPGGGSCVGPSMVMGYRAGRHAAAQPTRDIN, encoded by the coding sequence ATGAGCGCACAAGTGTGGGACGAGGTCTTCGACGTCGTCGTAGTGGGAAGCGGCGCGGGTGCCCTCACCTCGGCACTGCTCGCCGCCGATGGTGGCGCGAGCGTCTGCGTCGTCGAGAAGTCCGAGTACATCGGCGGGACGACGGCGGCCTCCGGCGGGGACATGTGGATCCCGTGCAACCGGCACATCGCCGACCAGGACACCCGCGAGGAGGCGATCGACTACGTCACCCGCCTCTCCGACGGCCGTGCCTACGACCCGCACCTCATCGAGGTCTATGTCGACACCGCCGCGGAGGCACTGGACTACCTGGAGACCCACACCGGGCTCGTGACCCGTGCGCACAAGGGGCTGCCCGACTACTACGCCGTCGTTCCCGGCCGCATCCCCGGCACGAAGGACGTCCCGCGGTCGGTCTCCTGCCAGCCCTACCCGGCGGTGGCCGAGCTCGGTGCCGAGTGGGCCGCGCGGGTGAACCCCAGCCCCTGGGTGAAGCCGCCGGAGGTGGCCTACGCCGAGGCGATCGAGGTGGTCCCCCGCGAGGAGCTGCTGCGCCGCCGCGCCGAGGGGTACCGGGCCAAGGGCGGTGGCCTCGTCGCCCCGCTGCTGAAGGCGCTGCTCGACCGCGGTGTCTCGGTTCGCTGGTCCACCCCGGGGCGCGACCTGGTGACGAACGAGGCCGGTGGCGTCATCGGCGTCGTCGCCGGCGAGGACGGTGCGCTCCAGCGGCTCGGGGCGCGCAAGGGTGTCGTCCTCGCCACCGGCGGGTTCGAGTGGAACGAGGACATGGTGAAGACCTTCCTCGGCTACGACGTGAAGCCGTGCACCCCGTGGACCAACACCGGGGACGGCCACCGGATGGCGATGCGCGCCGGGGCGAAGCTCGGCCTGATGACGTCCTTCTTCAGCTACGGCGTCATGCACGACCCCTGGGAGATCGGCCGCGACGGCAACCCGCTGCCGCAGATGGAGATGGGCCTCGGCGCGGGGACGATCATCGTAAACCAGCAGGGCAAGCGCTTCATGCACGGCGGCTACACGTACAACGACTTCTCGCACCCCTTCAACTTCTTCGACCAGCGCAACCCGGGCTTCACGAACAAGGCCCCCGGCTGGTGCGTCTTCGGCGCGGCGAAGTGGGAGGGGAAGGGCGTCTTCGGCGGCCACGTCGTCGACGGCGTCATCGTCGGGCCGAACGGCCAGCCCGCTCCGTCCTGGCTCCTCGTGGCCAACAGCATCCGCGAGCTCGCCGAGAAGATGGGCGTCGACCCGGACACCCTCGAGGAGACCGTGGCCCGCTACAACGAGTTCGCGGAGAAGGGCGAGGACCCCGACTGGGGCGACCCCCAGCAGGTCCGCTCCGCCACCGGCCCCGACACCACGAGCCTCAAGCCGGTTCTCGGGCCGATCTACGGCGCGATCCTGCAGTGGCCGGGGACGCTGGGCACGAGCGGCGGTCCGAAGATCGACGCCGACGCCCGCGTGCTGGGCACCGAGACGCCGATCATCGACGGCCTCTACGCCGCGGGCAACACCGCGGCGTCCGTCCTCGGCGGGACCTACCCTGGCGGCGGCTCCTGCGTCGGCCCCAGCATGGTGATGGGGTACCGGGCCGGCCGCCACGCCGCCGCCCAGCCCACGCGCGACATCAACTGA
- a CDS encoding cutinase family protein — MALKTGTLISFVAMAAAATGGGLAGCPGPSGGSGSNPANPAGCADVEVVFARGSGELPGLGITGTPFVSSLTSDLAGKSVTSYAVNYAADLAQTSAGAGATDMSNHVVSVAAKCPNTEFVLGGYSQGASVTDIAIGIPTLLGSGTTIPASLAPRVAAVVVFGNPLALYGQHIPTASSLYGSKAQEFCAAGDPVCANGANGVAHLSYPTNGMTTQGAAFAAAKVKSS, encoded by the coding sequence ATGGCATTGAAGACAGGAACCCTCATCTCGTTCGTGGCGATGGCCGCGGCGGCGACCGGCGGCGGCCTCGCCGGTTGTCCCGGGCCAAGCGGCGGGTCGGGCTCGAACCCGGCCAACCCCGCAGGCTGTGCCGACGTCGAGGTGGTCTTCGCCCGCGGCAGCGGTGAGCTGCCCGGCCTCGGAATCACCGGCACCCCGTTCGTCAGCTCGTTGACCTCCGATCTCGCCGGCAAGTCGGTGACCTCGTATGCCGTGAACTACGCGGCCGACCTCGCCCAGACCTCGGCCGGAGCCGGTGCCACCGACATGTCGAACCACGTCGTCTCGGTGGCCGCGAAATGCCCGAACACCGAGTTCGTCCTCGGCGGGTACTCGCAGGGCGCGAGCGTCACCGACATCGCGATTGGCATTCCCACCCTGCTGGGCAGCGGCACGACGATCCCGGCCAGCCTGGCCCCGCGGGTCGCCGCCGTCGTCGTCTTCGGCAACCCGTTGGCGCTGTACGGGCAGCACATCCCGACCGCCAGCTCGCTCTACGGCTCGAAGGCCCAGGAGTTCTGCGCCGCGGGCGACCCCGTCTGCGCGAACGGCGCCAATGGCGTCGCCCACCTGAGCTACCCGACCAACGGGATGACCACGCAGGGCGCGGCCTTCGCCGCCGCCAAGGTCAAGAGCTCCTGA
- a CDS encoding helix-turn-helix transcriptional regulator, translating into MTPEDLANLAHLRRARDLMDREYASPLDVAALARAALMSTAHFSRQFRAAYGETPYSYLMTRRIERAKALLRRGDLSVTDVCMAVGCTSLGSFSARFTELVGETPTAYRARDHGALAGVPGCVAKDLTRPSRRPSRIGEARGPAVP; encoded by the coding sequence GTGACGCCGGAGGACCTCGCCAACCTCGCGCACCTGCGTCGCGCCCGCGACCTGATGGACCGCGAGTACGCCAGCCCGCTCGACGTGGCCGCGCTCGCCCGGGCCGCGCTGATGTCGACCGCGCACTTCTCCCGGCAGTTCCGGGCCGCGTACGGGGAGACGCCCTACTCCTACCTGATGACCCGGCGCATCGAGCGGGCGAAGGCGCTGCTGCGCCGGGGCGACCTGTCGGTCACCGACGTCTGCATGGCGGTCGGCTGTACCTCGCTCGGCTCGTTCAGCGCGCGCTTCACCGAGCTCGTCGGCGAGACCCCGACGGCCTACCGGGCCCGCGACCACGGCGCGCTCGCGGGCGTGCCGGGCTGCGTCGCCAAGGACCTGACCCGCCCGAGCCGCCGACCGAGCAGGATCGGAGAAGCGCGCGGGCCTGCGGTTCCTTAG
- a CDS encoding VOC family protein gives MELTFARCFVQINDADLALAFYRDALGLEVRKDVANEGFRWITVGAASQPGVEIVLTNFVQGSPSDVDVIAALVAKGAMGGVHFHTDDLDGTFEKVRATGAEVVQEPTEQFWGTKDCAVRDPSGNLVRIDQLPAA, from the coding sequence ATGGAACTCACCTTTGCCCGCTGCTTCGTCCAGATCAACGACGCCGACCTCGCTCTGGCCTTCTACCGGGACGCGCTGGGCCTCGAGGTGCGCAAGGACGTCGCCAACGAGGGCTTCCGCTGGATCACCGTCGGCGCCGCGTCCCAGCCCGGCGTCGAGATCGTCCTGACGAACTTCGTGCAGGGCAGCCCGTCCGACGTCGACGTCATCGCGGCCCTCGTCGCCAAGGGCGCGATGGGCGGCGTCCACTTCCACACCGACGACCTCGACGGCACCTTCGAGAAGGTGCGCGCGACGGGCGCCGAAGTCGTCCAGGAGCCGACCGAGCAGTTCTGGGGCACGAAGGACTGCGCCGTGCGTGACCCGTCCGGCAACCTGGTACGCATCGACCAGCTGCCCGCCGCCTGA
- a CDS encoding ATP-binding cassette domain-containing protein — protein MSMATRTGTQSPAPHVADSQDLIRVHGARVNNLKDVTVEIPKRRLTVFTGVSGSGKSSLVFGTIAAESQRLINETYSAFVQGFMPTLARPEVDVLEGLTTAIIVDQQRMGADSRSTVGTATDANAMLRILFSRLGQPHIGSPNAFSFNVPSVRASGAITVERGGHSQAVKKTFTRLGGMCPRCEGRGTVSDIDLAELYDDSKSLADGALTIPGYHAGGWNGRLYTESGFVDPDKPIRDYTKKELNDFLYKEPVRMKIAGINMTYEGLVLRVQKSMLSKDPDALQPHIRTFVDRAVTFMVCPECAGTRLAESARSSRIEDLNIADVCALQISDLAGWVRGLTEPSVAPLLASLLRTLESFVEIGLGYLSLDRPSGTLSGGEAQRVKMIRQLGSSLTDVTYVFDEPTTGLHPHDIQRMNELLLRLRDKGNTVLIVEHKPEMIAIADHVVDLGPGAGSGGGTVCFEGTVEGLRAGDTVTGRHLDDRASIKASVRQPTGKLEIRGATTHNLRDVDVDIPLGVLVVVTGVAGSGKSSLVHGSIPAGAGVVSVDQGAIRGSRRSNPATYTGLLEPIRKAFAKANGVKPALFSANSEGACPTCNGAGVIYTDLGMMAGVATTCEDCEGKRFDASVLEYRFGGRDISEVLAMSVTEAAEFFGAGEARTPAAHAIVDRLADVGLGYLTLGQPLTTLSGGERQRLKLATHLAEKGGVYVLDEPTAGLHLADVEQLLGLLDRIVDSGKSVIVVEHHQAVMAHADWLIDLGPGAGHDGGRIVFEGTPADLVAARSTLTGQHLADYVTPRAA, from the coding sequence ATGAGCATGGCCACGAGGACAGGTACACAGTCGCCGGCGCCCCACGTCGCCGACAGCCAGGACCTGATCCGCGTGCACGGCGCGCGCGTGAACAACCTCAAGGACGTCACCGTCGAGATCCCGAAGCGCCGGCTGACGGTCTTCACCGGCGTCTCCGGCTCGGGCAAGAGCTCCCTGGTCTTCGGGACGATCGCCGCGGAGTCGCAGCGGCTGATCAACGAGACGTACAGCGCGTTCGTGCAGGGCTTCATGCCGACGCTGGCTCGGCCCGAGGTCGACGTGCTCGAAGGGCTGACGACGGCGATCATCGTCGACCAGCAGCGGATGGGTGCCGACTCCCGCTCGACGGTCGGCACCGCCACCGATGCCAACGCCATGCTGCGCATCCTGTTCAGCCGACTCGGTCAGCCGCACATCGGCTCGCCCAACGCGTTCTCCTTCAACGTCCCCTCGGTCCGGGCGAGCGGCGCGATCACCGTCGAGCGCGGCGGGCACAGCCAGGCCGTGAAGAAGACCTTCACCCGGCTCGGCGGCATGTGCCCGCGCTGCGAGGGCCGGGGGACGGTCTCCGACATCGACCTGGCGGAGCTCTACGACGACTCCAAGTCGCTCGCCGACGGAGCCCTCACCATTCCCGGCTACCACGCGGGCGGCTGGAACGGCCGGCTGTACACCGAGTCGGGGTTCGTCGACCCCGACAAGCCGATCCGCGACTACACCAAGAAGGAACTGAACGACTTCCTGTACAAGGAGCCGGTCAGGATGAAGATCGCCGGCATCAACATGACCTACGAGGGCCTGGTCCTGCGGGTCCAGAAGTCGATGCTGTCCAAGGATCCCGACGCGCTCCAGCCGCACATCCGGACCTTCGTGGACCGGGCGGTCACCTTCATGGTCTGTCCCGAGTGCGCGGGCACCCGGCTGGCCGAGTCGGCTCGGTCCTCGCGCATCGAGGACCTCAACATCGCCGACGTCTGCGCGCTGCAGATCAGCGACCTGGCCGGGTGGGTCCGCGGACTGACCGAGCCCTCCGTCGCGCCGCTGCTGGCGTCGCTGCTGCGCACGCTCGAGTCGTTCGTGGAGATCGGGCTGGGCTACCTCTCGCTCGACCGGCCGTCGGGCACGCTGTCCGGCGGCGAGGCCCAGCGGGTCAAGATGATCCGCCAGCTCGGCTCCTCGCTCACCGACGTCACCTACGTCTTCGACGAGCCCACCACCGGGCTGCACCCGCACGACATCCAGCGGATGAACGAACTGCTGCTGCGGCTGCGCGACAAGGGCAACACGGTGCTCATCGTGGAGCACAAGCCGGAGATGATCGCGATCGCCGACCACGTCGTGGACCTCGGCCCCGGCGCAGGCAGCGGCGGTGGCACGGTCTGCTTCGAGGGCACCGTCGAGGGACTGCGGGCGGGCGACACCGTCACCGGCCGTCATCTTGACGACCGGGCCTCGATCAAGGCCTCGGTGCGCCAACCGACCGGCAAGCTGGAGATCCGCGGCGCGACGACCCACAACCTGCGCGACGTCGACGTCGACATCCCGCTCGGGGTACTGGTCGTCGTCACCGGGGTCGCCGGCTCCGGGAAGAGCTCGCTCGTGCACGGCTCGATTCCGGCCGGCGCGGGCGTCGTGTCGGTCGACCAGGGCGCGATCCGCGGCTCGCGGCGCAGCAACCCGGCGACCTACACCGGGCTGCTGGAGCCGATCCGCAAGGCGTTCGCGAAGGCCAACGGCGTGAAGCCCGCCCTGTTCAGCGCCAACTCCGAGGGCGCCTGCCCGACCTGCAACGGCGCCGGCGTCATCTACACCGACCTCGGGATGATGGCGGGCGTCGCCACCACCTGCGAGGACTGCGAGGGGAAGCGGTTCGACGCCTCGGTGCTGGAGTACCGCTTCGGCGGCCGGGACATCAGCGAGGTGCTCGCGATGTCGGTGACGGAGGCCGCGGAGTTCTTCGGCGCCGGCGAGGCGCGCACGCCGGCCGCGCACGCCATCGTCGACCGCCTCGCCGACGTAGGGCTCGGCTATCTGACCCTGGGCCAGCCGCTGACCACGCTCTCCGGCGGCGAGCGGCAGCGGCTGAAGCTCGCCACCCATCTGGCGGAGAAGGGCGGCGTCTACGTCCTGGACGAGCCGACCGCCGGCCTGCACCTCGCCGACGTCGAGCAGCTGCTCGGCCTGCTCGACCGGATCGTCGACTCCGGCAAGTCGGTGATCGTCGTGGAGCATCACCAGGCGGTGATGGCGCACGCCGACTGGCTCATCGACCTCGGCCCCGGTGCCGGGCACGACGGCGGCCGGATCGTCTTCGAGGGAACCCCGGCCGACCTCGTCGCCGCCCGCTCGACCCTCACCGGCCAGCACCTCGCCGACTACGTCACACCCCGCGCCGCCTGA
- a CDS encoding IS110 family transposase, with protein MERVWAGVDIGKEHHHVVVIDADGARMLSRRVANDEPTLLDLLGQVTALAERVHWAVDLSTGGAALLLGLLVAHGQQVFYLSGNQVSRAAGGYRGEGKTDAKDAAIIADQVRMRRDLAPMRVDDELIVELRMLVARRRDLAGDRVRLVNRLHEHLLGISPALERVLNLTNRGPLVLLTHVQTPAAIRQLGPAGLEQWLRSQKVRGAAALAATVTAAANSQRTTLPGEQLAAQLVADMAKGVMSLDEQIAQTDTLIEGRFHRHRHAAALLSMPGIGVLLGAEFLAATGGDMAAFTSADHLAGYAGLAPAPRDSGRISGNLHRPRRYHRGLQRVFYTSALVSIRYNDQSRTFYDRKRSEGKRHTQAVLALARRRVNVIWALLRDNRCYQPAPPPLIAAAA; from the coding sequence GTGGAGCGTGTGTGGGCCGGGGTGGACATCGGCAAGGAGCACCACCATGTGGTGGTGATCGACGCCGACGGCGCCCGAATGCTGTCGCGCCGGGTAGCCAACGACGAGCCGACGCTGCTGGATCTACTCGGCCAGGTCACCGCGTTGGCCGAGCGGGTGCACTGGGCCGTCGACCTCAGCACAGGCGGAGCCGCGTTACTGCTGGGGCTGCTGGTCGCACACGGACAGCAGGTGTTCTACCTGTCCGGCAATCAGGTCAGCCGGGCGGCCGGCGGCTACCGGGGCGAAGGCAAGACCGACGCGAAAGACGCCGCGATCATCGCCGACCAGGTCCGCATGCGCCGGGACCTGGCCCCGATGCGCGTCGACGACGAACTGATCGTCGAGCTGCGGATGCTGGTCGCCCGCCGCCGCGACCTCGCCGGCGACCGGGTTCGCCTGGTCAACAGGCTGCACGAGCACCTGCTGGGCATCAGCCCCGCCCTCGAACGCGTCCTGAACCTGACCAACCGCGGACCGCTGGTCCTGCTCACCCACGTCCAGACCCCGGCCGCCATCCGCCAGCTCGGCCCGGCCGGGCTCGAACAGTGGCTGCGGTCGCAGAAGGTTCGCGGCGCCGCCGCACTGGCCGCCACCGTCACGGCGGCAGCGAACTCCCAACGCACCACCCTGCCCGGCGAACAACTGGCCGCGCAGCTCGTCGCGGACATGGCGAAGGGGGTGATGTCCCTCGACGAGCAGATCGCGCAGACCGACACGCTCATCGAGGGCCGGTTTCACCGCCACCGACACGCCGCCGCCCTGCTGAGCATGCCCGGCATCGGGGTCCTACTGGGCGCGGAATTCCTAGCCGCGACCGGCGGCGACATGGCCGCGTTCACCTCCGCCGACCACCTCGCCGGCTACGCCGGCCTGGCCCCGGCCCCACGCGACTCCGGCCGGATCAGCGGCAACCTGCACCGTCCCCGCCGCTACCACCGCGGCCTGCAACGCGTCTTCTACACCTCCGCGCTGGTCAGCATCCGCTACAACGACCAGTCACGAACCTTCTACGACCGCAAACGATCCGAGGGCAAACGCCACACCCAGGCCGTCCTCGCGCTCGCCCGCCGTCGCGTCAACGTGATCTGGGCGCTCCTGCGCGACAACCGTTGCTACCAACCAGCCCCACCGCCCCTGATCGCGGCCGCAGCCTAG
- a CDS encoding sulfotransferase family protein, with protein sequence MVIVGQARTGTTLLFDLLAQDRAHRAPLTWEVEVPLPPPRTQTYYSDPRIDEAEALISVTDTVIPGFRAIHQLGGRLAQECGRILGSAFTSTIFANQYRVPSYLRWWLHDAVRDGHVAAAYTWHRRFLEVLQSEHPGERWLLKWPSHVWTLPQLMGEYPDALLVQTHRDVATLVASNTSMVAALRRLYSDDVDRDEVGPEFAELLLEGSERTVDVRLDGTVPAGQVVDVPFAELMADPLATVQTIYDRFGFELPDPARARMAGFLRDNPRAASGHSYTFADTGLDLADVRARTARYAKYFDVAPELG encoded by the coding sequence GTGGTCATCGTCGGGCAGGCCCGCACCGGCACCACCCTGCTGTTCGACCTGCTGGCCCAGGACCGGGCCCACCGGGCGCCACTGACCTGGGAGGTCGAGGTGCCCCTGCCGCCGCCGCGCACCCAGACCTACTACTCGGACCCACGCATCGACGAGGCCGAGGCATTGATCAGCGTGACGGACACCGTCATCCCCGGGTTCCGCGCGATCCACCAGCTCGGCGGCCGGCTCGCCCAGGAATGCGGCCGGATACTGGGCAGCGCGTTCACCAGCACGATCTTCGCGAACCAGTACCGGGTGCCGAGCTACCTGCGCTGGTGGCTGCACGACGCGGTCCGGGACGGCCACGTCGCGGCGGCCTACACCTGGCACCGCCGGTTCCTGGAGGTGCTGCAGAGCGAGCACCCGGGCGAGCGCTGGCTGCTCAAGTGGCCGTCGCACGTGTGGACGCTGCCGCAGCTGATGGGCGAGTACCCGGACGCCCTGCTCGTGCAGACCCACCGCGACGTCGCGACCCTGGTGGCCTCGAACACCAGCATGGTGGCCGCGCTGCGCCGGCTGTACTCGGACGACGTCGACCGGGACGAGGTCGGGCCCGAGTTCGCGGAGCTGCTGCTGGAGGGGTCGGAGCGCACGGTCGACGTCCGGCTCGACGGCACGGTGCCGGCCGGCCAGGTCGTCGACGTCCCGTTCGCCGAGCTGATGGCCGACCCGCTCGCGACCGTACAAACGATCTACGACCGGTTCGGCTTCGAGCTGCCCGACCCGGCCAGGGCCCGGATGGCCGGCTTCCTGCGGGACAACCCGCGGGCGGCGAGCGGCCACAGCTACACCTTCGCCGACACCGGCCTGGACCTCGCCGACGTCCGGGCCAGGACCGCCCGGTACGCCAAGTACTTCGACGTCGCGCCAGAGCTCGGCTAG